One region of Streptomyces rishiriensis genomic DNA includes:
- a CDS encoding helix-turn-helix domain-containing protein: protein MSERTTTRRRQLGAMMRKLRARRGMTLEEAGRLVGVSKATVSRYETQAGPVKWLVVDALCREYGATDTERRAVVNIAKDAKQQGWWSSFADSIPESMNLLLTLEDEAVRESHFSCVYVPGLLQTRTYSTALQRANEVPLAPEEIERLVDIRMKRQEILTRAKPLRLWAILDESVIRRVVGSPQIMREQLDRLLEANESPHITLQVLPFAQGAHAAALGSFVIIGGPEPALDVVYVDFHTGSLFLEKEEELERYRLAFEYLQAQALDMEASSAMIHRARREL, encoded by the coding sequence ATGTCCGAACGGACCACAACCCGCCGCCGTCAACTGGGCGCGATGATGCGCAAGTTGCGCGCCCGCAGGGGGATGACTTTGGAGGAGGCCGGGCGGCTCGTCGGGGTGTCCAAGGCGACGGTCAGCCGGTACGAGACCCAGGCCGGGCCCGTCAAATGGCTGGTCGTCGACGCGTTGTGCCGCGAGTACGGGGCGACTGACACCGAGCGCAGGGCCGTGGTCAACATCGCCAAGGATGCCAAACAGCAGGGTTGGTGGAGCTCGTTCGCCGACTCCATTCCGGAGAGCATGAACCTGCTGCTCACCCTTGAGGACGAGGCCGTGCGCGAGAGCCACTTCTCGTGTGTCTATGTCCCCGGCCTGCTGCAGACGCGCACTTACAGCACCGCGCTGCAGAGAGCCAACGAGGTCCCTCTGGCGCCCGAGGAGATCGAGCGCCTCGTCGACATCCGTATGAAGCGGCAGGAAATCCTCACCCGCGCGAAGCCGCTTCGCCTCTGGGCGATCCTGGACGAGTCCGTGATCCGCCGTGTGGTCGGGTCTCCGCAGATCATGCGGGAGCAACTCGACCGCCTGCTCGAAGCGAACGAGTCGCCTCACATCACGCTCCAAGTGCTGCCGTTCGCCCAGGGCGCCCACGCCGCCGCCCTGGGCAGCTTCGTCATCATCGGCGGCCCCGAGCCGGCGCTGGATGTGGTGTACGTCGACTTCCACACCGGCTCCCTCTTCCTGGAGAAGGAAGAGGAACTGGAGCGATACAGACTTGCGTTCGAGTACCTCCAAGCACAAGCGTTGGACATGGAGGCCTCCTCCGCCATGATCCACCGCGCCCGCAGGGAGTTGTGA
- a CDS encoding DUF397 domain-containing protein — MSAGPQPDSEPVWFKSSHSGGNTTECVEAAFVPAGVLVRDSKSPSGPLIPVSAEPWSRFVEASVR, encoded by the coding sequence ATGTCAGCCGGACCTCAGCCCGACTCCGAGCCCGTCTGGTTCAAGTCGTCGCACAGTGGCGGCAACACGACCGAGTGCGTGGAGGCGGCCTTCGTGCCGGCAGGTGTGCTGGTCCGGGATTCCAAGTCGCCGAGTGGCCCTCTCATCCCGGTGTCGGCCGAGCCTTGGTCGAGGTTTGTGGAGGCCTCGGTGCGGTGA
- a CDS encoding nuclear transport factor 2 family protein, which produces MTAESPTQTVQRLFPLLAEGKSAEAAALFADSVWFSIPHPPGIPWVPEVDSADGMRTFFELLQSHVRAKEFALRQIVAEGDDVVLIGRMVSEVKKTGRDIDTAFALHATVQDGRITRYHLYEDTYAVAQAYFDE; this is translated from the coding sequence ATGACAGCAGAGTCACCGACGCAGACTGTGCAACGTTTGTTCCCGCTGCTGGCCGAGGGGAAGAGCGCGGAGGCGGCGGCGCTGTTCGCCGACTCGGTGTGGTTCTCCATCCCGCACCCGCCGGGCATTCCGTGGGTACCGGAGGTCGACTCGGCGGACGGCATGCGGACGTTCTTCGAACTCCTCCAGTCCCATGTGCGGGCCAAGGAGTTCGCCCTCCGTCAGATCGTCGCCGAGGGCGACGACGTGGTGCTCATCGGGCGCATGGTCTCCGAGGTCAAGAAGACGGGCCGGGACATCGACACCGCGTTCGCCCTGCACGCCACGGTCCAGGACGGCCGGATCACCCGCTACCACCTCTACGAGGACACCTACGCCGTGGCCCAGGCCTACTTCGACGAGTGA
- a CDS encoding helix-turn-helix transcriptional regulator, translating into MASRDFGRTVRRWRDRVSPEAAGLPSGGHRRAPGLRREELAMLAGISVDYVTRLEQGRAENPSEQVVEALGRALRVSPAEREHLFHTAGLVPPGRGTVPAYIAPSVHRMLDRLTAAPVAVSDASWTLLLTNPLYTALMGERHGRERNGAWRAFLGASDRVRHTPESRRALEAAVTTDLRTAAGRYPADQRLRRLIAELRANSARFASLWDSGTVGQYEASRKTIDHPQVGPLTLDCDVLAVAGSDLRIMIYTAEPGTEDAERLELLAVLGPQPLADDPSPGTLAPRR; encoded by the coding sequence ATGGCGAGCAGGGACTTCGGACGTACGGTACGACGGTGGCGGGACCGGGTCTCCCCGGAGGCGGCGGGACTGCCCTCGGGCGGCCACCGGCGCGCCCCGGGACTGCGCCGCGAGGAACTGGCGATGCTGGCGGGCATCTCGGTCGACTACGTCACCCGCCTCGAACAGGGCCGGGCCGAGAACCCGTCGGAGCAGGTCGTCGAGGCCCTCGGACGGGCGCTGCGCGTCTCCCCGGCCGAGCGCGAGCACCTCTTCCACACCGCCGGCCTCGTACCGCCCGGCCGGGGCACGGTACCGGCGTACATCGCGCCGAGCGTCCACCGGATGCTGGACCGCCTGACGGCCGCACCGGTGGCGGTCTCGGACGCGTCCTGGACGCTCCTCCTCACCAACCCGCTCTACACGGCCCTCATGGGCGAACGCCACGGCCGTGAGCGCAACGGCGCCTGGCGCGCGTTCCTCGGTGCGAGCGACCGCGTCCGCCACACACCGGAGTCCCGGCGGGCGCTGGAGGCCGCGGTGACCACCGACCTGCGCACAGCGGCGGGCCGCTACCCGGCGGACCAGCGCCTACGTCGGCTCATCGCGGAACTCCGGGCGAACAGCGCCCGCTTCGCCTCACTCTGGGACTCCGGAACCGTCGGCCAGTACGAGGCTTCCCGCAAGACGATCGACCACCCCCAGGTGGGCCCCCTCACCCTGGACTGCGACGTCCTCGCCGTCGCCGGCAGCGACCTCCGCATCATGATCTACACCGCCGAACCGGGCACGGAGGACGCGGAACGCCTGGAACTCCTGGCGGTACTGGGACCCCAGCCGCTCGCCGACGACCCCTCGCCCGGGACTCTGGCGCCGCGTCGATGA
- a CDS encoding SDR family NAD(P)-dependent oxidoreductase, whose amino-acid sequence MTTTTGTDSTTTTTTTTTLITGGNKGLGFETARRLVEAGHNVWVGSRDAERGRLAAERLGARWVRLDVTDDGSVEAAAKTIEADGGLDVLINNAGIESRGADNGIVGAAEVTAEHMRQVFETNVFGVVRVTHAFLPLLRRSPAPVIVNVSSGLASLSGVTDASTPAYGYPGVSYPASKTAVNMITVQYAKAFPAMRINAVEPGFTRTDLNGNTGVQSVEKGAEIIVRMAQVGPDGPTGGYLDAAGTLPW is encoded by the coding sequence ATGACAACGACCACGGGTACGGATTCGACCACCACCACGACCACGACCACGACACTGATCACCGGGGGCAACAAGGGGCTCGGGTTCGAGACCGCTCGACGGCTCGTCGAAGCGGGGCACAACGTCTGGGTCGGCAGCCGCGACGCCGAGCGCGGGCGGCTGGCCGCCGAACGGCTGGGCGCCCGATGGGTCCGGCTGGACGTCACCGACGACGGCTCCGTCGAGGCCGCGGCCAAGACCATCGAGGCCGACGGCGGCCTGGACGTGCTGATCAACAACGCGGGCATCGAGAGCCGGGGTGCCGACAACGGCATCGTCGGCGCCGCGGAGGTCACCGCCGAGCACATGCGCCAGGTCTTCGAGACGAACGTCTTCGGCGTGGTGCGGGTCACCCACGCGTTCCTGCCGTTGCTGCGACGCTCCCCCGCTCCCGTCATCGTCAATGTGAGCAGCGGGCTCGCCTCCCTGAGCGGCGTCACCGACGCGAGCACGCCGGCGTACGGCTATCCGGGCGTCTCGTACCCGGCCTCGAAGACCGCGGTCAACATGATCACCGTGCAGTACGCGAAGGCGTTCCCGGCCATGCGGATCAACGCGGTGGAGCCCGGCTTCACCAGGACCGACCTCAACGGGAACACCGGCGTGCAGAGCGTCGAGAAGGGTGCCGAGATCATCGTCCGGATGGCGCAGGTGGGCCCCGACGGTCCGACCGGCGGGTATCTCGACGCGGCGGGGACACTGCCCTGGTAG
- a CDS encoding SRPBCC family protein, with protein sequence MWEYEHDVETEATPEAIWRLWADVERWGAWNAEIEKIEISGPFAAGSRITMTPPGDEPIVLRIAEAVEGELFVDEARFGDLLLRTTHRVDRIGHERTRVVYRMEITGAGADEAGPQIGPAITADWPDTMASLVELALR encoded by the coding sequence ATGTGGGAATACGAGCATGACGTCGAGACCGAGGCCACGCCTGAGGCGATCTGGCGGCTGTGGGCCGACGTCGAGCGCTGGGGCGCCTGGAACGCCGAGATCGAGAAGATCGAGATCAGTGGGCCGTTCGCGGCGGGCAGTCGGATCACGATGACACCTCCCGGGGACGAGCCGATCGTGCTGCGCATCGCCGAGGCGGTCGAAGGCGAACTGTTCGTCGACGAGGCCCGCTTCGGCGATCTGCTGCTGCGCACCACCCACCGGGTCGACCGGATCGGCCACGAGCGGACCCGGGTGGTGTACCGGATGGAGATCACCGGCGCGGGCGCCGACGAGGCGGGCCCGCAGATCGGCCCGGCCATCACCGCCGACTGGCCCGACACCATGGCCTCGCTGGTCGAGCTGGCGCTGCGCTGA
- a CDS encoding MarR family winged helix-turn-helix transcriptional regulator, whose amino-acid sequence MPLSPGESPGFLLWHATLRWQRDIAAVLAPLGLTHVQFVLLACAWWFNSQGEQPNQLTLARQAGIDVKMTSQVLRALEGKGLVEREVDPADTRAKRLRVTDAGAELAPRAMTAVERADALFFQPVPVDDAVALLGRLAHPHPPS is encoded by the coding sequence ATGCCGCTCAGCCCCGGTGAGAGCCCCGGATTCCTGCTGTGGCACGCCACACTCCGCTGGCAGCGCGACATCGCCGCGGTCCTGGCCCCTCTCGGTCTCACCCATGTGCAGTTCGTGCTGCTCGCCTGTGCGTGGTGGTTCAACTCCCAGGGCGAGCAGCCCAACCAGCTGACCCTGGCCCGCCAGGCCGGTATCGACGTCAAGATGACCTCCCAGGTACTTCGCGCCCTGGAGGGCAAGGGGCTCGTCGAGCGTGAGGTCGACCCGGCCGACACCCGCGCCAAGCGACTGCGTGTCACCGACGCCGGGGCCGAACTGGCCCCCCGCGCGATGACCGCGGTCGAGCGCGCGGACGCGTTGTTCTTCCAGCCGGTGCCCGTCGACGACGCGGTAGCCCTGCTCGGCCGCCTGGCGCATCCTCATCCCCCGTCCTGA
- a CDS encoding RNA polymerase sigma factor → MRARVRGGERAAFGELYELYAAAVYNHALRLTGDWSVAEEVMSETFLAAWRGRADVHAEGGSLRPWLFGIATNKARNADRSLRRRLAFLARRAEAGAGPGGGAGAGTEEVVGDFAEEVAGRVDDARRLAEVRRVLGRLRRHEREVIALCVWGGLDYAQAAEALGVPVGTVRSRLSRARGRLREIVEREARQSGGAERRTELRTERRTGRGTEPRSRRGEVESEAAFAVLPIQEEAR, encoded by the coding sequence CTGCGGGCGCGGGTTCGGGGCGGGGAACGCGCCGCCTTCGGGGAGTTGTACGAGTTGTACGCGGCGGCCGTGTACAACCATGCCCTGCGGCTGACCGGTGACTGGTCGGTCGCCGAGGAGGTCATGTCGGAGACGTTCCTCGCCGCTTGGCGGGGGCGGGCCGACGTGCACGCCGAAGGGGGGTCGCTGCGGCCCTGGTTGTTCGGGATCGCCACCAACAAGGCGCGTAACGCCGACCGGAGTCTGCGGCGGCGGCTCGCCTTCCTCGCCCGGCGGGCCGAGGCCGGGGCGGGGCCGGGGGGCGGGGCAGGGGCCGGGACCGAGGAGGTCGTCGGGGACTTCGCCGAAGAGGTCGCCGGACGGGTCGACGACGCCCGTCGGCTCGCCGAGGTGCGGCGGGTCCTGGGGCGGCTCAGGAGGCACGAGCGGGAGGTCATCGCGTTGTGCGTGTGGGGCGGGCTCGACTACGCGCAGGCCGCCGAGGCGCTCGGCGTGCCGGTGGGGACCGTACGGTCCCGGTTGTCGCGGGCTCGTGGGCGGCTCCGGGAGATCGTCGAGCGGGAAGCGCGGCAGTCCGGGGGTGCCGAGCGGCGTACGGAGCTACGTACCGAGCGGCGTACGGGACGAGGTACGGAACCCCGATCGCGTCGCGGAGAGGTAGAGAGTGAGGCCGCGTTCGCGGTCCTGCCCATTCAGGAGGAAGCCCGATGA
- a CDS encoding CU044_5270 family protein, whose protein sequence is MNATPAGSERQQQGEREELARLLPAPPAEQPLPSGRHSHHKDVLMQLIDRDSRDAGDAHDARDAGGVRDAATAAASARRFGFSRPVLLTACVAVALAAGLTFGLAPGEQGKGGATAAPGASADGGSRGAVVTLDRIAAVALRGDVAPVSDSQFVYVRSTVAGNEGVFEGPVVLGKPHERQVWFSQRTGPVVDVGLIREDGQDWPIEVGVPDGTDPKDSGVPSGVDRPTYAWLASLPTAPDALLELLYSMTSVEKGDDKDQAVFDRIGDLIGEQIMPSATAAAVYKATALIPGVTELDDAVDAAGRHGIAIAREDTKHGTRTEWIFNRTTLDYLGQRTVFSRDTARGKAGAVLGTSAVLERAVVDKRGQVPDERRRAGRSY, encoded by the coding sequence ATGAACGCCACTCCGGCCGGATCCGAGCGTCAGCAGCAGGGGGAGCGGGAGGAGCTGGCTCGGCTGTTGCCCGCTCCTCCCGCCGAGCAGCCGCTGCCTTCTGGGCGTCACTCCCACCACAAGGACGTTCTGATGCAGCTCATTGATCGAGACAGCCGTGACGCAGGTGACGCACATGACGCACGTGACGCCGGAGGTGTCCGCGATGCTGCCACTGCCGCTGCTTCCGCCAGGCGCTTCGGGTTCTCTCGGCCGGTTCTGCTCACCGCGTGTGTCGCCGTCGCGTTGGCCGCCGGGCTCACCTTCGGGCTCGCCCCCGGGGAACAGGGGAAGGGCGGCGCGACGGCCGCGCCCGGTGCGAGCGCCGACGGAGGCAGCCGCGGTGCCGTCGTGACGCTCGACCGTATCGCCGCTGTCGCCCTGCGCGGCGACGTCGCGCCGGTGTCCGACAGCCAGTTCGTGTACGTACGGAGCACGGTGGCCGGCAACGAGGGCGTCTTCGAGGGGCCCGTCGTACTCGGGAAGCCGCATGAGCGGCAGGTGTGGTTCTCGCAGCGGACGGGGCCCGTCGTCGACGTGGGGCTGATCCGTGAGGACGGGCAGGACTGGCCGATCGAGGTCGGGGTGCCGGACGGTACGGACCCGAAGGACTCCGGGGTGCCGTCCGGCGTCGACCGGCCCACTTACGCATGGCTCGCCTCGCTGCCCACCGCGCCTGACGCGTTGCTGGAGCTGCTCTACTCCATGACCTCCGTCGAGAAGGGGGACGACAAGGACCAGGCCGTCTTCGACCGGATCGGTGATCTCATCGGTGAGCAGATCATGCCGTCCGCCACGGCCGCCGCGGTCTACAAGGCCACGGCGCTGATTCCCGGCGTGACCGAACTGGACGACGCCGTGGACGCCGCCGGGCGGCACGGTATCGCCATCGCTCGGGAGGACACGAAGCACGGGACCCGTACCGAGTGGATCTTCAACCGGACCACCCTCGACTACCTCGGCCAACGAACCGTCTTCAGCCGGGACACCGCGCGGGGCAAGGCCGGGGCCGTCCTCGGCACCTCCGCCGTTCTGGAGCGGGCCGTCGTCGACAAGCGTGGCCAGGTGCCGGACGAACGGCGCAGGGCCGGGCGGAGTTACTGA
- a CDS encoding TetR/AcrR family transcriptional regulator, protein MPRAGLDTSTVVAAGAALADEVGLAGLTMGLLADRLGVRPPSLYKHVGSLHELRHGISVQAKREFAHQLARESVGRSGPDAVRAFADSYRRWALEHPGRYAASVPVPVAGDEEDRRVSEEALQVLLDVLAGFGLPDGRVVDSARAMRSALHGFVTLEGAGGFGMPRDVTRSFHFLIDTLIAGFQADLPDHGSEG, encoded by the coding sequence GTGCCTAGGGCGGGCCTCGACACGAGCACCGTCGTCGCGGCGGGAGCGGCGCTCGCCGACGAGGTCGGTCTGGCGGGCCTGACCATGGGGCTGCTGGCCGACAGGCTCGGCGTACGGCCGCCGTCCCTGTACAAGCACGTCGGCTCCCTGCACGAACTGCGGCACGGCATCTCCGTCCAGGCCAAGCGCGAGTTCGCCCATCAGCTGGCCCGGGAGTCCGTCGGCCGTTCCGGCCCGGACGCGGTCCGGGCGTTCGCCGACAGTTACCGCCGCTGGGCCCTGGAGCATCCCGGCCGCTACGCCGCCAGCGTCCCCGTTCCGGTGGCCGGTGACGAGGAGGACCGCCGCGTCAGCGAAGAGGCGTTGCAGGTCCTGCTCGACGTCCTCGCCGGTTTCGGCCTGCCCGACGGGCGCGTAGTCGACTCCGCACGGGCGATGCGATCAGCACTTCACGGGTTCGTCACCCTAGAGGGCGCCGGCGGCTTCGGGATGCCGCGCGACGTCACGCGGAGTTTCCACTTCCTCATCGACACCCTGATCGCCGGATTCCAGGCCGATCTCCCTGACCACGGCTCCGAAGGATGA
- a CDS encoding alpha/beta fold hydrolase, producing MAEFVSVPGGTIAYEAAGEGPLVVLAHGMGDSSTAYRFVVPRLVAAGYRVVAVDLRGCGRSSAQWPSYSRTDIAGDLLAVIRHVDSGPAVLVGHSISGGAATIAAAQDPGLVRGVIELGPFTRAQSIKLGDFRSKSYRKGAFRLLGASLFGSVGLWSRYLDHAYPGRKPADWTDRLAGIEAMLGEPGRMRAMQKMGQSAPTDAGAQLGNVRCPALIVQGSLDPDWVDPRAEGEAIVAAMPAGVAELAVIEGAGHYPHDQYPEETVSLMLAFLEARVRA from the coding sequence ATGGCTGAGTTCGTCTCCGTCCCGGGCGGCACCATCGCCTACGAGGCCGCTGGAGAAGGCCCGCTGGTCGTCCTGGCCCACGGCATGGGGGACAGCAGCACGGCGTACAGGTTCGTCGTGCCGCGTCTGGTGGCGGCGGGGTATCGCGTGGTCGCGGTCGACCTGCGGGGCTGTGGCAGGTCGAGCGCGCAATGGCCTTCCTACTCGCGCACCGACATCGCGGGCGATCTGCTCGCGGTGATCCGCCACGTCGACAGCGGTCCGGCCGTCCTGGTCGGCCACTCGATCTCAGGCGGCGCCGCCACCATCGCGGCCGCCCAGGATCCCGGCCTGGTCAGGGGCGTCATCGAGCTGGGCCCCTTCACACGTGCGCAGTCGATAAAACTCGGCGACTTCCGCTCGAAGAGCTACCGCAAGGGTGCCTTCCGGCTGCTCGGCGCCAGCCTCTTCGGCAGCGTGGGACTGTGGTCCCGCTATCTCGACCACGCCTACCCGGGCCGCAAGCCCGCCGACTGGACCGACCGGCTGGCCGGCATCGAGGCGATGTTGGGCGAACCCGGCCGGATGCGGGCGATGCAGAAGATGGGGCAGTCGGCGCCGACCGACGCCGGCGCCCAGTTGGGCAACGTACGGTGCCCTGCCCTGATCGTGCAGGGCTCGCTCGACCCCGACTGGGTCGATCCGCGCGCCGAGGGCGAGGCGATCGTGGCTGCGATGCCGGCCGGTGTCGCAGAGCTCGCGGTGATCGAGGGTGCCGGGCACTACCCGCACGACCAGTACCCCGAGGAGACGGTGTCCCTGATGCTGGCCTTCCTGGAAGCACGCGTCCGTGCCTAG
- a CDS encoding UDP binding domain-containing protein, whose amino-acid sequence MKIHTRSPSLQLIQDMQERGVEVYAHDPLYSPSEIQGITGARPLRFPEGLRRCDTVILMTGHTLYQTVDDATLRTNLVDAVRIFDNNGTWLQRQFSDGTRYLEVGGRHFQPWQGNPGD is encoded by the coding sequence ATGAAGATCCACACTCGGTCTCCGTCGCTCCAGCTGATTCAGGACATGCAGGAGCGGGGCGTGGAGGTGTACGCACACGACCCGCTTTACTCCCCATCCGAAATTCAGGGAATCACCGGCGCTCGCCCCCTGCGCTTTCCGGAGGGACTGCGGCGGTGCGACACCGTGATCCTCATGACGGGGCACACGCTCTACCAGACCGTGGACGACGCCACACTGCGGACGAACCTGGTCGATGCGGTACGGATATTCGACAACAACGGCACTTGGCTGCAACGGCAGTTCAGCGACGGCACCCGCTACCTTGAAGTGGGTGGCCGGCACTTCCAGCCGTGGCAGGGAAATCCCGGAGACTGA